A window of the Butyricimonas virosa genome harbors these coding sequences:
- a CDS encoding site-specific integrase, with translation MIRRICISFFRWKSRSNPKGEAPIYCRLTQDKIRRQFSTGHYVLAKEWDSEKQRVRSKFRQRRIDLINEDLDMIYNKLYNLESKLIVEGADNIVEAVYNIYMDKDTSVNFFIQLFQKRYEVASKMEGIKFAKYTLWKFRHIMEQTQEYIKWRYGQEDIPLLKIDTSFVLGFEEYLLLEKKLAPITVNKVLQRVKQIIQYGIKCNYIKVDPFVEYKPLKTEKELVFLTEEELNMLENYQFAQEKLGKVRDLYLFSVYTGLAYHEAFTLQRKHIIKGFDKELWINMKRGKTGKAFEVPLLPKAIEIIKKYGELGNDDSYILPRMSNQKMNSYLKEIADIIGIKKRLTHHTARKTFATTILLYNDIPIEIVSSLLGHSSIAITQKHYAKVVNKKVSMCMEELKNKLMQKGS, from the coding sequence ATGATAAGGAGGATATGTATTTCATTTTTTAGGTGGAAATCCAGAAGTAATCCTAAAGGGGAAGCACCTATTTATTGTAGGCTAACACAAGATAAAATCAGAAGACAATTTTCCACAGGTCATTATGTGTTAGCAAAGGAGTGGGACAGTGAAAAACAGAGGGTAAGATCAAAATTTAGACAAAGAAGAATAGATTTGATTAATGAAGATCTGGACATGATTTATAATAAGCTATACAATTTAGAGAGTAAATTGATTGTGGAGGGGGCAGATAATATTGTAGAGGCTGTTTATAATATTTATATGGATAAAGACACTTCTGTTAATTTTTTCATTCAATTATTCCAGAAAAGATATGAGGTTGCATCTAAAATGGAGGGAATAAAGTTTGCAAAATATACCCTCTGGAAATTTAGGCATATAATGGAACAAACTCAAGAATATATCAAATGGAGGTATGGCCAAGAAGATATTCCATTGCTTAAAATAGATACTTCTTTTGTTTTAGGATTTGAAGAGTACTTGTTATTGGAAAAGAAATTAGCTCCAATCACAGTGAACAAGGTTTTGCAGAGGGTAAAGCAAATTATCCAGTATGGAATCAAGTGTAATTACATAAAAGTTGATCCATTTGTTGAATACAAGCCATTAAAGACAGAGAAAGAGCTAGTTTTTTTGACAGAAGAAGAACTTAATATGTTGGAAAATTATCAATTTGCACAAGAAAAATTAGGTAAGGTGAGAGATTTATACTTGTTTAGTGTCTATACAGGCTTGGCTTATCATGAGGCTTTTACACTTCAAAGAAAGCATATTATCAAGGGGTTTGACAAGGAACTTTGGATAAACATGAAAAGGGGAAAAACAGGTAAAGCTTTTGAAGTTCCCTTGTTGCCTAAAGCCATAGAGATTATTAAAAAATATGGTGAATTGGGTAATGATGATTCCTATATTTTGCCTAGGATGAGTAACCAAAAAATGAACTCTTATTTGAAAGAAATTGCAGATATAATAGGGATCAAGAAGAGGTTAACTCATCACACAGCTAGAAAAACCTTTGCCACCACAATATTACTTTACAATGATATTCCAATAGAGATTGTAAGTAGTTTGCTTGGTCATTCATCAATAGCCATAACCCAGAAACACTATGCAAAAGTGGTCAATAAAAAGGTTAGTATGTGCATGGAAGAACTTAAGAATAAATTGATGCAGAAGGGTTCTTAG
- the yidD gene encoding membrane protein insertion efficiency factor YidD: MVVGILLIPIKFYQLCISPWTPPSCRYTPTCSQYAVEALRKHGPVKGLYLAIKRICSCHPWGGSGYDPVP, from the coding sequence ATGGTAGTGGGGATATTGCTGATACCCATTAAATTTTATCAGTTATGTATTTCCCCCTGGACTCCTCCGAGTTGCCGCTATACCCCGACCTGTTCACAATATGCGGTGGAGGCGTTACGGAAACATGGTCCGGTAAAAGGATTATACCTTGCGATAAAACGGATATGTTCCTGTCATCCATGGGGAGGTTCGGGCTACGATCCGGTACCGTGA
- a CDS encoding PKD domain-containing protein yields the protein MKKYSILFMAIATILFISCSKDDNDYDDGTWSTVEMTVNVTKVPMEVRPCGESQSGEIHVTWGDGSKGSGLEDTFRHTYTTPGNYKITMKVRNMEYASVWYYYSSIHFKDCPDLERTKSMMRYGAGDTLHVPKTVTLENCPNLTVASFVSQNVTSLEIKNCPQIKYLYIDYHQLSSLNLDLPLLEELDCSDGALKELDLSHFPALKRLYCGLNKLSDIDLKKCSNLVELNCSYNQLTELNLGNCCELTELDCSNNKFTELDVSNNTKLKYLNCEYTSDVDKCNLETIWVWEDAPVEYGIYGRPYVKGWTTPIDVKFIEKK from the coding sequence ATGAAAAAGTATTCTATTCTATTTATGGCTATCGCCACAATTCTATTTATCTCATGTTCTAAAGATGATAATGATTATGATGATGGAACATGGAGTACAGTTGAAATGACTGTTAATGTTACTAAAGTTCCCATGGAAGTCAGACCATGTGGAGAATCACAATCAGGAGAAATACATGTAACATGGGGAGATGGTAGTAAAGGAAGTGGTTTAGAAGATACATTTAGGCATACATACACCACACCTGGAAATTATAAAATTACCATGAAGGTAAGAAACATGGAATATGCTAGTGTATGGTACTATTACAGTTCAATTCATTTTAAAGATTGCCCAGATTTGGAGAGGACTAAAAGTATGATGCGTTATGGAGCAGGTGATACACTTCATGTCCCCAAAACTGTAACACTTGAAAATTGTCCTAATCTAACAGTTGCAAGTTTTGTAAGCCAGAATGTAACAAGTCTTGAAATTAAAAATTGTCCCCAAATCAAGTATTTATATATTGATTATCACCAACTTTCCTCCCTCAACCTAGATCTTCCACTGCTTGAAGAATTAGACTGTTCTGATGGAGCTTTAAAAGAATTAGACTTATCTCATTTTCCTGCATTGAAAAGATTGTATTGTGGTCTCAATAAACTTAGTGACATTGATCTTAAAAAATGTAGTAATCTTGTTGAATTAAATTGTTCATATAATCAATTAACAGAGTTAAATTTGGGAAATTGTTGTGAATTAACAGAGTTAGATTGTTCAAACAATAAATTTACTGAATTGGATGTTAGTAACAATACTAAATTAAAATATTTAAATTGTGAATACACTTCAGATGTTGATAAGTGTAATTTAGAAACAATATGGGTGTGGGAAGATGCACCTGTAGAATATGGCATTTATGGACGACCATATGTTAAAGGTTGGACTACTCCTATAGATGTGAAATTCATAGAAAAAAAATAA
- a CDS encoding uroporphyrinogen-III synthase: MKIKKILVSQPKPTTEKSPYFDLAEEFGLKLEFKSFIKVEGVTAKEFRQERINILDFTGIVFTSRTAIDHFFRICTEMRVTVPDTMKYFCISEAIAFYLQKYIVYRKRKIFYGDKKVEDMTKILLKHKTENFLVPVSDVHKENIPALMDELHLKYTKSVFYKTVSSDVASEIPDLKEYDILAFYTPAGIKSLFHNYPNFEQGSTIIAAFGEATAEAVEEAGLRLDIKAPTEKAPSMTMALEQFIKAYNKENKSK, from the coding sequence TTGAAAATAAAGAAGATACTAGTTTCGCAGCCAAAGCCGACAACCGAGAAATCTCCGTATTTTGATTTGGCAGAAGAATTTGGATTGAAATTAGAATTCAAATCATTTATAAAGGTAGAAGGTGTCACGGCAAAAGAATTTCGTCAGGAAAGGATAAATATTCTTGATTTTACCGGGATCGTTTTTACCAGTCGTACGGCTATTGACCATTTCTTCCGGATCTGTACCGAAATGAGGGTAACCGTTCCCGACACGATGAAGTATTTCTGTATATCAGAGGCTATTGCTTTCTATCTTCAGAAATATATCGTGTACCGTAAGAGAAAGATTTTCTATGGGGACAAGAAAGTCGAGGATATGACGAAAATTCTGTTAAAGCACAAGACCGAAAACTTTTTGGTTCCGGTTTCCGACGTGCATAAAGAAAATATCCCTGCTTTGATGGATGAACTACACTTGAAGTACACGAAATCCGTATTCTATAAAACCGTGTCCAGTGATGTAGCCTCTGAAATTCCGGATTTGAAAGAGTATGATATCTTGGCATTCTACACTCCGGCTGGTATCAAGTCATTGTTCCACAACTACCCGAATTTTGAACAGGGTTCGACAATTATTGCGGCCTTCGGGGAGGCGACAGCCGAGGCGGTAGAGGAGGCTGGGTTGAGGCTTGATATAAAAGCCCCCACGGAAAAAGCCCCTTCGATGACCATGGCATTGGAACAGTTCATTAAGGCTTACAACAAAGAAAATAAATCAAAATAG
- a CDS encoding S41 family peptidase — MRKNTRVIIFISGVLLLAFGMLGLKEDDKRFQISKGLDIFATLFRDVNLFYVDDVQPEKMVQDGIDAMLKKLDPYTVYYPETKLDEFKMMTTGEYAGIGSVIGMKDDYVVIREPYKGSPSYKAGLLPGDLILAVDGENMKGKNVEYVSSRLKGQPGKEVVLKLQRVGEEKPLEKRVLREVVQVPSVPYYGMLNNEIGYIYFTGFTDKAADDVRSAIMDLKNRGAQSLVLDLRGNGGGLLDQAVEIANFFLPKGSLIVSTKGKMKQWDKEYRTTRNPLLPDMKLAVLIDRASASASEILSGSLQDYDRAVVIGERSFGKGLVQTTRDLVYNTKLKVTTAKYYIPSGRCIQAVDYSHRNPDGSVGTIPDSLMKPFKTKAGRTVYDGGGITPDVKIEPEKYAKVTQELVLQDMIFDFVNEYAATHPTIATPSEFVLSDELFNEFKEYLKKREFEYETASQLVLERLVKATQDEKYYDQVSSQVEQLKKSLGHSIDRDLDVFKKEISDILSDQLMERYYMQEGVIEYHIRNDKDIAKALEVLSNNEEYQKILK, encoded by the coding sequence ATGAGAAAAAATACACGTGTAATTATCTTCATTTCGGGAGTCTTGTTACTGGCTTTCGGGATGCTTGGCTTGAAGGAAGACGATAAAAGATTCCAAATTAGTAAGGGATTGGATATTTTTGCCACGCTTTTTCGGGACGTGAATCTTTTTTACGTGGATGATGTGCAACCGGAGAAAATGGTGCAGGACGGGATTGACGCCATGTTGAAGAAACTGGATCCCTACACGGTTTATTACCCGGAAACTAAGTTGGATGAGTTCAAGATGATGACAACGGGAGAATACGCCGGGATCGGTTCCGTGATCGGCATGAAGGATGATTACGTGGTGATTCGCGAACCCTATAAGGGATCTCCTTCTTACAAGGCTGGATTACTTCCGGGTGATTTGATTCTGGCAGTTGACGGGGAAAATATGAAGGGAAAGAATGTCGAGTACGTGAGTTCCCGTCTGAAAGGGCAACCCGGTAAAGAGGTGGTGCTTAAACTGCAACGTGTCGGGGAAGAAAAGCCTTTGGAGAAACGGGTTCTTCGGGAAGTCGTACAGGTCCCCAGTGTACCTTACTATGGAATGTTGAATAACGAGATTGGGTATATCTATTTTACCGGATTCACTGATAAGGCTGCAGATGACGTGAGAAGTGCGATCATGGATTTGAAAAACCGCGGAGCGCAGTCCCTTGTTCTTGATCTTCGCGGTAACGGGGGAGGATTGCTGGATCAGGCAGTGGAGATTGCCAATTTCTTCCTGCCGAAAGGTTCCTTGATTGTAAGCACGAAAGGAAAGATGAAACAATGGGATAAAGAATATCGCACGACGAGAAATCCCTTGTTACCGGATATGAAACTGGCCGTGTTAATCGATCGGGCTTCAGCTTCCGCATCAGAGATCCTTTCCGGTTCTTTACAGGATTACGATCGGGCAGTTGTAATCGGCGAACGTTCATTCGGTAAGGGGTTGGTGCAGACAACCCGTGATCTGGTCTATAACACGAAATTAAAGGTAACCACGGCGAAATATTATATCCCTAGCGGACGCTGTATTCAAGCAGTAGATTATTCTCACCGTAATCCGGATGGTAGCGTGGGTACGATTCCCGATTCTTTAATGAAACCCTTTAAAACGAAAGCCGGGAGAACGGTGTACGACGGCGGTGGTATCACTCCGGATGTGAAGATTGAGCCGGAGAAATATGCTAAAGTAACTCAGGAACTGGTGTTACAGGATATGATTTTTGATTTTGTCAATGAATATGCGGCAACTCATCCCACGATTGCGACTCCTTCTGAATTTGTTTTGTCGGATGAATTGTTCAACGAGTTCAAGGAATACTTGAAAAAGCGTGAATTTGAATACGAGACAGCTTCCCAGCTTGTTTTGGAAAGATTGGTAAAGGCAACTCAAGACGAGAAATACTATGATCAGGTGTCCAGCCAGGTAGAGCAATTGAAGAAGAGTCTCGGACACTCTATTGATCGGGATTTGGATGTTTTCAAGAAAGAGATTTCCGATATATTGTCCGACCAGTTAATGGAACGGTATTACATGCAAGAGGGTGTGATAGAGTATCATATTCGTAATGACAAGGATATAGCCAAGGCGCTGGAGGTTTTATCGAACAACGAAGAGTATCAAAAAATATTGAAGTAG
- the rnpA gene encoding ribonuclease P protein component — MDIKRCPFFVCLHSYMDEMIKYTFCKEERLCRKGGFEELLSSGYSFVSYPLRVVIRLYPRGEKDFPARIAVSVSKRRFKRAVKRNRVKRLIRETYRLNKNILYSYIPEDKTMDILFIYLHDEIFEYGKIEKAITGAIKKIRSYIEKDGSGDIADTH, encoded by the coding sequence ATGGACATCAAACGATGTCCATTTTTTGTATGTTTGCACTCGTATATGGATGAAATGATAAAATACACGTTTTGCAAGGAAGAACGGTTATGCCGGAAGGGGGGATTCGAGGAACTTTTATCCTCGGGGTATAGTTTCGTGTCTTATCCGTTACGAGTGGTAATCCGGTTATACCCGAGGGGAGAGAAAGATTTCCCGGCCCGGATAGCAGTGAGTGTTTCTAAGAGGCGTTTCAAGCGAGCCGTGAAACGTAACCGGGTAAAACGTTTGATTCGGGAGACCTATCGTCTGAATAAAAATATATTGTACTCTTATATCCCGGAGGATAAAACGATGGATATATTGTTCATATATTTGCATGACGAAATTTTTGAATATGGTAAAATCGAAAAAGCGATAACCGGTGCTATTAAAAAAATTAGGAGCTATATTGAAAAAGATGGTAGTGGGGATATTGCTGATACCCATTAA
- a CDS encoding DUF4271 domain-containing protein has protein sequence MLDEQIDSVITDSIVSESDSVVFPISLLRESVSWKPFLPFDTLTNQVELVEGIPLSGEKMNIEFISSILIYTVVYLVFIALLRLRGRGFLTTVYTYFFNRKRGASLQSEGGMPNYFFVFLSVSLSFSILSMLMAFLIDPPFVFFNALIYFLIIFGYYFLVLGLVRLFGWAFNRRHCASEIILNLRTSAIVLGLSISPFVLALFYVQTSAINMLLYVILGLGIIILVFRFIRLIKILYGYRVSILYMILYLCGLEILPILVLYKLLG, from the coding sequence ATGTTGGACGAGCAAATAGATTCAGTTATAACGGATAGTATCGTGTCGGAGTCGGATTCTGTAGTGTTTCCGATCTCTTTGTTGAGAGAATCTGTCTCTTGGAAACCTTTCTTACCTTTTGACACGTTGACGAATCAGGTGGAATTGGTGGAAGGAATTCCTTTGAGCGGGGAGAAGATGAATATTGAATTTATTTCCAGTATTCTGATTTATACGGTTGTGTATCTCGTTTTTATCGCTTTGTTGCGCCTGCGAGGAAGAGGTTTCCTCACGACGGTGTACACCTATTTTTTCAACCGGAAAAGAGGGGCCAGCTTACAATCGGAAGGTGGGATGCCGAACTATTTCTTTGTTTTCTTGTCGGTTAGCCTTTCTTTCTCAATCTTGTCCATGTTGATGGCTTTTTTAATCGATCCTCCCTTTGTATTCTTTAATGCCTTAATCTATTTCCTAATCATTTTTGGTTACTACTTTTTAGTCTTGGGACTTGTGCGGCTTTTCGGGTGGGCATTTAATAGAAGGCATTGTGCATCGGAGATCATCTTGAATTTGCGCACAAGTGCGATTGTGTTGGGATTATCCATATCCCCGTTCGTGTTGGCCTTGTTTTACGTGCAAACTTCGGCAATAAATATGTTATTATATGTCATTTTAGGGCTTGGTATCATTATTCTGGTTTTCAGATTTATAAGATTGATTAAAATATTATATGGATATAGAGTTTCAATTTTGTATATGATTTTGTACCTTTGTGGGCTTGAAATATTGCCGATTCTTGTCTTGTACAAGCTATTGGGATAA